A window of the Parvularcula bermudensis HTCC2503 genome harbors these coding sequences:
- the fsa gene encoding fructose-6-phosphate aldolase: MKIFIDTADTGELKEAFATGLVDGVTTNPSLIAKSGRDFKEVTAAICEMTEGPVSAEVASTEAATMVKEGRILADIAQNVVVKLPLTWDGLKACQDLSEDGINTNVTLCFTPNQAWLAAKAGATYISPFVGRLDDLGADGMELIGDIRALYDAQGYETEILAASIRGPHHVSQAALLGADVATIPPKVFWQLLNHPLTDRGLDAFVKDWASTGQSIL; the protein is encoded by the coding sequence ATGAAGATCTTTATCGATACCGCAGATACCGGAGAGCTGAAAGAGGCCTTCGCCACGGGGCTGGTTGACGGCGTGACGACCAATCCCTCGCTGATCGCGAAGTCGGGGCGGGACTTCAAGGAGGTCACCGCCGCCATTTGCGAGATGACCGAGGGGCCCGTATCAGCGGAGGTCGCCTCCACCGAAGCGGCCACCATGGTGAAGGAAGGACGCATTCTCGCCGACATCGCCCAGAATGTGGTGGTCAAGCTGCCGCTGACCTGGGATGGGTTGAAGGCGTGCCAGGATCTGTCCGAGGACGGAATCAACACGAATGTGACGCTCTGCTTTACCCCTAACCAAGCCTGGTTGGCGGCAAAGGCGGGCGCCACCTACATTTCCCCTTTCGTTGGACGCCTCGATGATCTGGGGGCCGATGGAATGGAGCTGATCGGCGATATCCGTGCCCTCTATGACGCACAAGGATATGAGACCGAGATCCTCGCGGCCTCGATCAGGGGGCCCCATCACGTCTCCCAGGCGGCGCTATTGGGGGCGGATGTCGCGACGATTCCGCCCAAGGTCTTCTGGCAGCTTCTCAATCATCCGTTGACGGATAGGGGCCTTGATGCCTTCGTCAAGGACTGGGCGTCGACGGGACAGTCGATCCTATAG
- a CDS encoding acyl-CoA dehydrogenase: MPFATPVRDMQFILEHAANFDAVRDIGAYDDLSEEIIDAVLTEVAKLADNVFAPLNWTSDQQGARLENGQVYTTPGFKEAYQEYVEGGWNAVAFPEEYGGQGMPSTIALAVYDALSAACISLSMGMSLTQGAVKALLKYGTDEQKALYLPKMATAEWSGTMNLSEPHAGSDLSQLKCKAEPVGDGTFKIKGTKCWISYGDHDLTENICHLVLARLPDAPEGTKGISMFLVPKYRVNEDGSLGSRNDVNIVSIEEKLGQHGSPTCVISFGDDDDCLGTLVGKENEGLKNMFVMMNSARIDVGMQGTSASEASFQKALQYAQERPQGRPYGVRSGPQVPIYEHPDVRRQLMTMRALTDASRALGYAAAIAHDIAEKATDEDVRRAAKEREDLLTPLAKAFPTDRAMEVTNHGIQIHGGMGFVEETGAAQFYRDARITQIYEGTNGIQAIDLVGRKLGMGEGKLAFDFMDDISALSQELADSDNASLVAIGKALDTAVKELRDTTEYMIKAMSGTAEDGLAGATPYLDQFGYVAGAYYLARGAKVAAKKSAEGDDPEYHDTKVHITRFYTDNVLPRATGLIPAVKAGAETVAKLDPEKLAS; the protein is encoded by the coding sequence ATGCCGTTCGCAACCCCCGTCCGGGACATGCAATTCATACTCGAACATGCGGCGAACTTCGACGCCGTTCGAGATATCGGAGCCTATGACGATCTTTCCGAAGAGATTATCGATGCCGTTCTGACCGAAGTTGCCAAGCTCGCCGATAATGTGTTTGCGCCGCTGAACTGGACGTCGGACCAGCAAGGCGCCCGCTTGGAAAATGGGCAAGTCTACACGACCCCCGGCTTCAAGGAGGCGTATCAGGAGTATGTCGAAGGCGGCTGGAACGCCGTCGCTTTCCCTGAGGAATATGGCGGGCAGGGAATGCCCTCGACGATCGCTCTTGCGGTCTACGACGCCCTCAGCGCTGCCTGCATCAGCCTCTCCATGGGGATGAGCCTCACCCAGGGCGCGGTGAAAGCGCTCCTTAAATATGGCACGGACGAGCAGAAAGCGCTTTATCTGCCGAAGATGGCCACGGCGGAATGGTCGGGGACGATGAACCTCTCCGAACCCCATGCGGGGTCCGACCTCTCGCAACTGAAGTGTAAAGCAGAGCCGGTCGGTGACGGGACCTTCAAGATCAAGGGGACCAAGTGCTGGATCTCCTATGGCGACCACGATCTGACCGAGAATATCTGCCACCTCGTTCTTGCCCGTCTCCCAGATGCCCCCGAAGGGACCAAGGGTATTTCGATGTTCCTGGTGCCGAAATATCGGGTCAATGAGGATGGGTCCCTCGGTTCTCGGAACGATGTCAATATCGTGTCGATCGAGGAAAAGCTGGGGCAGCATGGGTCGCCGACCTGTGTCATCTCCTTCGGTGACGATGATGATTGCCTCGGGACCCTTGTCGGCAAGGAGAATGAGGGCCTCAAAAACATGTTCGTCATGATGAACTCAGCCCGCATCGATGTCGGCATGCAGGGAACCTCGGCCTCGGAGGCGAGCTTCCAAAAAGCGCTGCAATATGCCCAAGAACGCCCCCAGGGGCGGCCCTATGGCGTGCGCAGCGGGCCGCAAGTGCCGATCTACGAGCATCCCGATGTGCGTCGTCAGTTGATGACCATGCGAGCGCTGACCGATGCGAGCCGGGCGCTCGGCTATGCGGCGGCTATTGCCCATGACATCGCCGAAAAAGCCACGGACGAGGATGTCCGCCGGGCGGCGAAGGAGCGTGAGGATCTGCTGACCCCCCTCGCCAAGGCCTTCCCCACCGACCGGGCGATGGAAGTGACCAATCACGGCATCCAGATCCATGGCGGCATGGGATTTGTCGAGGAAACCGGCGCCGCGCAGTTCTATCGCGATGCTCGGATTACGCAGATCTATGAGGGGACGAACGGCATCCAGGCGATCGACCTTGTCGGCCGGAAACTCGGTATGGGCGAGGGCAAACTGGCCTTTGACTTCATGGACGATATCAGCGCCCTTTCCCAGGAACTGGCCGACAGTGACAATGCCAGTCTCGTGGCCATCGGGAAAGCTCTCGACACGGCGGTGAAAGAGCTTCGGGATACGACCGAATACATGATCAAGGCGATGTCTGGCACCGCTGAAGACGGCCTGGCCGGGGCCACCCCTTATCTCGACCAGTTCGGCTATGTCGCGGGGGCCTATTATCTGGCGCGCGGGGCCAAGGTGGCGGCGAAGAAATCCGCTGAGGGCGATGATCCTGAGTATCACGACACCAAGGTCCATATCACCCGTTTTTATACGGACAATGTGCTGCCCAGGGCGACGGGGCTCATCCCCGCGGTCAAGGCCGGTGCGGAGACTGTGGCGAAACTCGACCCCGAAAAGCTCGCCAGCTAA
- a CDS encoding cation diffusion facilitator family transporter, producing MHHGHQCAGHSQEGGFGGHHHHGSDDMMRLRIALAIIVLFAAVEIVGGVLSGSLALLADAGHMVTDAVALALALGAKYLAQRPASDRFNFGHQRTQVLAAFLNGVGLFLLIAYLLVESVHRMAEPATIEASTMLNVAVIGLLANIAAFWVLQNGTDDVNMRGAVLHVIGDLLGSVAAIVSAIIILFTGWVVVDVLVTLLVCGLIARSAYALVKETGVVLLEGAPQEIDPTDLRDVIRRDVRGVTDVHNVRLWMLTPGANQATMHVRVRDPYQGDRILEDIKSLLAARGILDSTIQIEMSPPSVWSPSTISARPAEAQCPDEAVRAREGTDLGGIAPIPS from the coding sequence ATGCACCATGGCCATCAATGCGCCGGGCACTCCCAAGAGGGGGGCTTTGGCGGACACCATCATCACGGCAGCGATGATATGATGCGTCTCCGCATCGCCCTGGCGATTATCGTTCTTTTCGCCGCGGTCGAGATTGTCGGCGGGGTGCTGTCCGGATCCCTCGCATTGCTTGCGGACGCTGGCCACATGGTCACCGACGCGGTGGCGCTCGCCCTGGCGCTCGGCGCGAAATATCTTGCTCAGCGGCCTGCTTCTGACCGCTTCAATTTCGGTCACCAGCGGACCCAGGTCTTGGCGGCATTTCTAAACGGCGTCGGCCTTTTTCTCCTGATCGCCTATTTGCTGGTCGAAAGCGTCCATCGGATGGCGGAGCCGGCAACGATCGAGGCATCGACGATGTTGAACGTCGCTGTCATCGGGCTTTTGGCAAACATCGCGGCGTTCTGGGTCCTGCAAAATGGGACCGACGATGTGAATATGCGCGGCGCCGTTTTGCACGTGATCGGCGATCTCCTGGGCTCGGTCGCGGCGATCGTCTCGGCCATCATCATCTTGTTCACCGGCTGGGTCGTGGTCGATGTTCTCGTCACCCTGCTGGTCTGTGGGCTGATCGCGCGTTCGGCATATGCCCTTGTCAAGGAAACCGGGGTCGTTCTGCTTGAGGGGGCGCCGCAGGAGATCGATCCGACCGATTTGCGGGATGTGATCCGCCGCGATGTCCGCGGCGTTACCGACGTCCACAATGTCCGCCTTTGGATGCTGACCCCCGGCGCCAATCAAGCCACCATGCATGTCCGGGTGCGTGACCCTTATCAGGGCGACCGTATCTTGGAGGACATCAAATCATTGCTGGCGGCGCGGGGCATTCTCGATTCGACGATTCAGATCGAAATGTCGCCCCCTTCGGTCTGGTCACCCTCAACGATCTCAGCTCGCCCCGCCGAAGCGCAGTGTCCGGACGAGGCGGTCAGGGCCCGGGAGGGGACGGACCTCGGGGGCATTGCGCCGATCCCTAGCTGA
- a CDS encoding type II secretion system protein N, with protein sequence MTSRRFLYSGLFAAIFAGALAVKMPLALAVDLAGIPLAAEKIEGTIWNGRIEGAAYDAYPLGRVDVSARALPLLLGRLSAHIDVDGPFLRGGSDIALRGELITFAKAELKADMAPLALDDAFGQPMDGFVRVATDALVLAPDGCRRGRLHLETDTLERSAKRYGGKGFSLAGEGQCEPEGGRFVLPLTGSGEEGKISVEIAVSPRGYETRTVIAPTDQKLASALAAYGFQRQGDQYSLVQRGEVF encoded by the coding sequence ATGACCTCTCGCCGGTTCCTGTATTCGGGGCTGTTTGCGGCAATTTTTGCTGGGGCCCTGGCGGTGAAGATGCCTCTGGCTCTCGCCGTCGATCTGGCCGGGATCCCCCTTGCGGCCGAAAAGATCGAGGGCACCATCTGGAACGGCCGGATCGAGGGGGCTGCCTATGATGCCTATCCGCTTGGTCGGGTCGACGTTTCGGCTCGTGCCCTGCCATTGCTGCTGGGTCGCCTCTCGGCGCATATAGACGTCGATGGCCCTTTTTTACGGGGAGGATCGGATATCGCGCTGCGCGGTGAGCTTATCACTTTCGCCAAGGCCGAACTGAAGGCGGATATGGCGCCCCTGGCTCTTGATGACGCCTTCGGCCAGCCGATGGACGGTTTTGTGCGGGTCGCCACCGACGCTCTCGTCCTCGCGCCCGATGGATGTCGGCGGGGGCGATTGCACCTGGAGACCGATACGTTGGAGCGAAGCGCCAAGCGATATGGCGGGAAAGGCTTCTCCCTGGCCGGAGAAGGACAGTGCGAGCCGGAGGGGGGACGGTTTGTTCTGCCGCTGACGGGGTCAGGTGAGGAAGGGAAGATTTCCGTCGAAATCGCGGTGTCGCCTCGGGGATATGAAACCCGTACCGTCATCGCCCCCACCGATCAAAAGCTCGCCTCGGCCCTCGCCGCCTATGGGTTTCAGCGACAGGGCGATCAATACAGTCTGGTCCAGCGGGGTGAGGTGTTTTGA
- a CDS encoding TonB-dependent receptor, translating into MLSCAAFAILATPMAAAAQTMPEATAAGATQEDKVIVTGRRVSGVFDAIGADQASVTVGVTREELLSAPAGISGLKMLETLPGFNVQTDGALGLYEFGNSVSVRAFRLPQIGFVLDGVPMGRSDAFGGSPIFRYVDNENLGSVIASPGAGDVSLPSYSSLGPIVSYNTTDPAEEFGGVLQYTIGDFDLERSFIKLETGRIGGFTGYISRSKTDSNLWRGPGSIDREHIEAKAKYEFDDDTYLRAIYVANDFFDYDSPSGTEATFDANYGYAYLATVPNDCIEPDPGVFDYNGDGTIDGDDFTPVFTQGSCTQYFEDRINVRQDALYGVTFATDITPSVDLVLTSYFEDKDGFGVSPDSYSNSRGIYVDQAAAGLPVTHPRGVQYGLSEVGGERLGILGGVSVEAGNHLIELGGWYEDEFYNRTQLRLNNSGGSADGEVLFDEVAYFRRNYQSVRQTTQFYVKDTISLLQDQLTLEVGVKSLNIEYTLDGYRDYADYEIDGMPGYGPQYVEAEYEDNFLPMVGAVYRLTPTEQLFASYAQNYALPQGADSVFSTAVSFDAPPPAAEESENFEIGIRTNRPQFYGTAALYYTTFDNRLVQGNVLNPATNEPEAFYINAGETEAYGFELAGVYQPALFEDLLYFNANLTLNRATTKDGFSGNEAGSLLADSPQILFTGGMTYEPTDWAVANLSLKYTGERYADYNEQFEIDPFTVVSGYLDLGGPNSFGVPENVSLRFNVDNLLDEEALSFVFAGSPFYRPLNPRTFQATLRVEY; encoded by the coding sequence ATGCTAAGTTGTGCTGCATTTGCGATCTTGGCGACGCCGATGGCTGCTGCCGCCCAGACAATGCCGGAGGCGACGGCCGCCGGCGCAACCCAGGAAGATAAGGTCATCGTGACGGGGCGTCGGGTGTCCGGGGTCTTCGATGCCATCGGCGCAGATCAGGCCAGTGTGACCGTCGGCGTCACGCGCGAGGAGCTTCTCTCCGCCCCTGCGGGCATCTCAGGGCTCAAAATGCTTGAGACCCTGCCGGGCTTTAACGTCCAAACCGATGGGGCCTTGGGCCTTTATGAGTTTGGGAATTCCGTTTCGGTGCGGGCCTTCAGGCTGCCGCAGATCGGTTTCGTGCTCGACGGGGTCCCCATGGGACGCTCGGACGCCTTTGGGGGCAGTCCGATCTTCCGGTATGTGGATAACGAAAATCTGGGGTCGGTGATTGCGTCGCCGGGGGCGGGCGATGTGTCCCTGCCCAGCTATTCGTCCCTTGGCCCGATTGTCTCCTACAACACCACCGATCCCGCCGAGGAGTTCGGCGGGGTGCTGCAATACACGATCGGGGATTTCGACCTCGAACGCAGCTTCATCAAGCTAGAGACGGGCCGGATCGGCGGCTTCACCGGCTATATCAGTCGCTCCAAGACAGACAGCAATCTGTGGCGGGGGCCGGGGTCGATCGACCGGGAACATATCGAAGCCAAAGCGAAATACGAATTCGACGACGATACCTATCTGCGGGCCATTTATGTCGCGAATGATTTCTTCGACTACGATTCTCCCTCCGGGACGGAAGCGACATTCGATGCCAATTACGGCTATGCCTATCTTGCGACGGTCCCAAATGATTGTATCGAGCCCGATCCGGGGGTCTTTGACTACAATGGTGACGGGACGATCGATGGTGACGATTTTACCCCCGTTTTCACCCAAGGGTCGTGTACGCAATATTTCGAAGACCGGATCAATGTTCGCCAGGATGCGCTTTATGGCGTAACCTTCGCGACCGATATTACGCCGTCGGTCGACCTCGTCCTGACCTCCTATTTTGAGGACAAAGACGGGTTTGGGGTCTCCCCCGACAGCTATTCCAATTCGCGCGGCATCTATGTCGATCAGGCCGCGGCGGGGCTGCCCGTCACCCATCCGCGCGGTGTGCAGTACGGCTTGTCCGAAGTCGGGGGCGAGCGCCTTGGCATTCTTGGCGGGGTGAGCGTCGAGGCGGGGAACCATCTCATCGAGCTTGGCGGTTGGTATGAGGATGAATTCTACAACCGGACACAGCTACGGCTCAATAATTCAGGCGGCAGCGCCGACGGCGAGGTCCTGTTCGATGAGGTCGCCTATTTCCGCCGGAACTATCAAAGTGTTCGTCAGACGACGCAATTCTACGTCAAGGACACGATCAGCCTGCTGCAGGATCAGCTCACGCTGGAAGTCGGGGTCAAAAGCCTGAATATCGAGTACACGCTCGACGGCTACCGCGACTACGCCGATTACGAAATCGATGGTATGCCGGGCTATGGACCGCAATATGTCGAAGCGGAGTATGAGGACAATTTTCTGCCCATGGTCGGCGCGGTCTATCGCCTGACCCCGACGGAACAACTCTTTGCGTCCTACGCTCAGAATTACGCCCTTCCCCAAGGGGCTGATAGTGTCTTCTCCACCGCCGTCAGTTTCGACGCCCCGCCGCCCGCCGCCGAAGAGTCGGAGAATTTTGAGATCGGGATCAGGACGAACAGACCCCAATTCTATGGGACGGCGGCACTCTACTATACCACCTTCGATAATCGCCTGGTGCAAGGGAATGTCCTCAATCCGGCGACGAACGAACCCGAGGCCTTCTATATCAATGCCGGGGAGACCGAGGCCTATGGTTTTGAATTGGCCGGGGTTTATCAGCCCGCCCTGTTTGAGGATTTGCTCTACTTCAACGCAAACCTGACCCTTAATCGCGCGACCACAAAGGATGGGTTCAGCGGCAACGAGGCGGGAAGTTTGCTCGCCGACAGCCCGCAGATTTTGTTCACCGGTGGGATGACCTATGAACCGACGGATTGGGCGGTCGCCAATCTGTCGTTAAAATATACCGGCGAGCGCTACGCCGATTATAATGAGCAGTTCGAGATTGATCCCTTCACCGTGGTCAGCGGCTATCTCGATCTTGGCGGGCCGAACAGCTTCGGCGTTCCGGAGAATGTCAGCCTGCGGTTCAATGTGGATAACCTCCTCGATGAGGAAGCGTTGTCCTTTGTCTTTGCCGGCTCTCCTTTCTACCGTCCGTTGAACCCGCGCACCTTTCAGGCGACCTTGCGGGTGGAATATTGA
- the gspM gene encoding type II secretion system protein GspM: MTEFWYARSVREQRIILAGAGALLLLIFVLLVVQPLIDYRRTAIADHQRAMDTYLAVTRAVSRASAGPVREPSVLRSTIDRVARERQIVLTRTAIDEDAVVVSTGGVTTATLMNWLDTLRDEHHIAVRDAQIRPASAGNGVTARLTLGATP; the protein is encoded by the coding sequence ATGACGGAATTTTGGTATGCGCGAAGCGTGCGGGAGCAGCGGATCATCCTGGCCGGCGCTGGGGCGCTCCTGTTGCTGATCTTCGTCCTATTGGTGGTGCAGCCCCTGATCGATTATCGCCGGACGGCAATTGCCGATCATCAGCGTGCCATGGACACTTATCTGGCGGTGACCCGCGCCGTCAGTCGCGCGTCGGCAGGCCCGGTGCGGGAGCCAAGTGTCCTTCGTTCCACCATTGACCGCGTTGCCCGGGAACGGCAAATCGTCCTGACACGGACGGCCATCGACGAGGATGCGGTTGTCGTATCGACCGGCGGTGTGACCACGGCGACGTTGATGAATTGGCTCGATACGCTAAGGGACGAACATCATATCGCCGTGCGCGATGCCCAAATTCGCCCGGCAAGCGCCGGCAACGGGGTGACCGCACGACTGACCCTGGGAGCGACCCCCTGA
- a CDS encoding L-threonylcarbamoyladenylate synthase yields the protein MSTVSFRFSIDKAAEQLRSGGLVGLPTETVYGLAADATQGEAIARLYEIKGRPHFNPLIVHVLDRRDAAHITEMEPRADQLISRFWPGPLTLVLPSKRGGPVADIALAGLDTVAIRAPLHPVARALLAVFGGPIVAPSANRSGRISPTIAGHVVAEFGTDIPVLDGGPCTVGLESTIVGLTGERPTLLRPGGITAQQIEEILGEPLAEPGGGIDAPGMMASHYAPDAAVRLDAKAATEDEVLLGFGGTPGATLDLSPSGDLIEAAANLFAHMRELDRHGRPIAVAPIPEDGLGKAINDRLRRAAAPRN from the coding sequence ATGAGCACTGTATCGTTTCGTTTTTCCATCGATAAGGCCGCAGAGCAGCTCCGCTCGGGCGGTCTTGTCGGCCTTCCCACCGAAACCGTCTATGGCCTCGCTGCGGATGCGACCCAGGGCGAAGCCATTGCCAGGCTGTATGAAATCAAGGGGCGACCGCATTTCAATCCGTTGATCGTTCATGTCTTGGACCGCCGGGACGCCGCCCATATCACCGAGATGGAGCCCCGCGCGGACCAATTGATCAGCCGGTTCTGGCCGGGACCTCTGACCCTGGTCTTGCCCTCCAAACGCGGCGGCCCGGTCGCGGATATCGCCTTGGCCGGTCTTGATACCGTGGCCATCAGAGCGCCGCTGCACCCCGTGGCGCGCGCGCTTCTGGCCGTCTTTGGCGGCCCCATCGTGGCACCGAGCGCCAATCGTTCCGGTCGGATCAGCCCAACCATTGCAGGCCATGTCGTCGCCGAGTTCGGCACCGACATCCCGGTACTGGATGGCGGCCCCTGCACAGTGGGACTTGAGAGCACGATTGTCGGCCTGACGGGGGAGCGCCCCACCCTCCTCCGGCCGGGCGGGATCACTGCCCAGCAAATCGAGGAAATTCTCGGCGAACCGCTCGCCGAGCCCGGCGGCGGGATCGATGCCCCCGGCATGATGGCCAGTCATTACGCCCCCGATGCCGCCGTCCGCCTCGACGCCAAGGCGGCGACAGAAGACGAGGTGCTGCTGGGATTTGGCGGCACCCCCGGGGCGACCCTCGATCTATCGCCAAGCGGTGATCTCATTGAGGCGGCGGCCAATCTGTTTGCCCATATGCGAGAGCTCGATCGCCATGGCAGGCCGATCGCCGTTGCGCCCATCCCAGAGGATGGGCTGGGCAAGGCCATCAACGATCGATTGCGTCGAGCTGCTGCCCCACGCAATTAA
- a CDS encoding TIGR00730 family Rossman fold protein, whose protein sequence is MAELKSLCVFCGSKSGDDGQFGETARALGEALAKNGTELVYGGGEKGLMGITASAARDAGGEVYGVIPRFLTEIEGILEDIHHEVVETMHERKMLMFDRSDAICALPGGIGTLEEIVELLSWRRLNLHRKPLILCNVEGYWHPFVTLLQHMVDRGFADPELMTDIVEVDGVEGVIPAATDRLLRHRV, encoded by the coding sequence ATGGCCGAACTAAAATCGCTATGTGTCTTTTGCGGCTCGAAAAGCGGCGATGATGGTCAGTTCGGCGAGACCGCGCGGGCCCTCGGTGAAGCATTGGCGAAGAACGGCACCGAGCTTGTTTATGGCGGCGGCGAAAAAGGCTTGATGGGAATCACCGCGTCGGCCGCCCGGGATGCCGGGGGAGAGGTCTATGGCGTCATTCCGCGGTTCCTGACCGAAATCGAAGGAATCCTTGAGGACATCCATCACGAAGTGGTGGAGACCATGCATGAGCGAAAAATGCTGATGTTCGATCGCAGTGATGCGATCTGCGCCCTCCCCGGGGGCATCGGGACCTTGGAAGAAATTGTCGAGCTTCTGTCCTGGCGACGGCTCAATCTGCACCGCAAACCGCTGATCCTCTGCAATGTGGAGGGCTATTGGCATCCCTTTGTCACGCTGCTGCAGCACATGGTGGATCGCGGTTTTGCCGACCCCGAATTGATGACCGATATCGTCGAAGTCGACGGCGTGGAGGGGGTCATTCCCGCCGCCACCGATCGACTGCTGCGTCACCGGGTTTAG
- a CDS encoding secondary thiamine-phosphate synthase enzyme YjbQ: MTWRQTSARLSLTTRGQGLTDITSRVSTELRESLIRDGAVTLFVQHTSASLIIQENADPDVLSDLLSAFDRLAPRQERYRHAAEGPDDMPAHIRSALTATSLTIPILSGALTLGPWQGIYLFEHRDRPHQRQVICQFIGEV; the protein is encoded by the coding sequence GTGACGTGGCGCCAAACTTCGGCCCGCCTCAGCCTGACGACGCGGGGCCAGGGCCTCACGGATATTACCTCGCGGGTCTCAACCGAGCTTCGGGAGAGCCTTATTCGAGATGGGGCTGTCACCTTGTTCGTGCAGCACACCTCCGCCTCCCTCATCATTCAGGAGAATGCGGATCCTGACGTCCTTAGTGACCTGTTGAGCGCGTTTGACCGGCTCGCGCCGCGCCAAGAGCGCTACCGCCACGCGGCCGAGGGGCCGGACGATATGCCCGCCCATATCCGGTCCGCCTTAACGGCAACCAGCCTGACGATCCCCATTCTTTCGGGGGCCCTGACCTTAGGGCCCTGGCAAGGGATCTATTTGTTCGAGCACCGTGACAGGCCGCATCAGCGTCAGGTCATCTGCCAGTTTATCGGCGAGGTCTGA
- a CDS encoding LysM peptidoglycan-binding domain-containing protein, whose product MRVLLILVALVAIGAFIFLRPQNGGDQEQGEAPPAPTEMASAPAEDDEAPSTETVALPRFDLVRVDRSGRAVTSGQAAPGSTVEILSNGTVVQEIRTGADGNFAREIDTPLSEGAVELSLRMITADGMVVNGPDTIIIYVPEREGDSPVVLRTTPGGATEILQRASDPAPGLGPLSIETIDYDAGGNAIFSGRATPNSVVQIFAGRQAVGSTQADGQGRWTLSSTIPPGRYTLQILQLNEDGSPAYALEVPFEQAAPEDIVLRDGAVVVQPGNSLWVISRSVYGRGEQYTVIYEANESQIRDPDLIFPGQIFRLPEEDDTDDATAP is encoded by the coding sequence ATGCGCGTCCTGCTTATCCTCGTCGCCCTTGTTGCCATCGGCGCCTTCATTTTTCTCCGCCCCCAAAACGGGGGGGATCAGGAACAGGGGGAGGCGCCGCCGGCTCCCACGGAAATGGCGTCCGCCCCCGCCGAAGACGATGAGGCACCGTCGACCGAGACGGTGGCGTTACCGCGCTTTGACTTGGTGCGCGTCGATAGGAGCGGGCGGGCGGTGACGAGCGGTCAAGCCGCGCCGGGGTCCACCGTGGAAATCCTGTCGAACGGAACGGTCGTTCAAGAGATCAGGACCGGCGCGGACGGCAATTTCGCTCGGGAAATCGATACGCCCCTGTCAGAGGGGGCGGTGGAGCTCAGTCTTCGGATGATTACCGCCGATGGCATGGTGGTAAATGGGCCGGACACCATCATCATCTATGTACCCGAACGAGAAGGGGACAGCCCCGTGGTCCTGCGCACCACCCCGGGGGGGGCGACGGAAATTCTGCAACGGGCGAGCGATCCGGCCCCAGGGCTCGGGCCGCTCTCGATCGAGACCATCGATTACGATGCCGGGGGCAATGCGATTTTCTCCGGCCGGGCAACCCCCAATAGCGTCGTCCAGATTTTTGCGGGGCGCCAAGCGGTGGGCTCGACCCAGGCGGATGGCCAAGGGCGCTGGACCCTCTCAAGTACGATTCCGCCGGGGCGATACACCCTGCAGATTCTGCAGCTGAACGAGGACGGCTCACCGGCCTATGCGCTTGAGGTCCCCTTCGAACAGGCCGCGCCCGAAGACATCGTTCTGCGCGATGGCGCCGTTGTGGTTCAACCCGGCAATTCGCTGTGGGTGATCTCCCGCTCGGTCTATGGTCGCGGCGAGCAATATACCGTCATCTATGAGGCGAATGAGAGCCAGATCCGCGATCCCGATTTGATCTTCCCCGGACAAATTTTCAGGCTCCCCGAGGAAGATGACACTGACGACGCGACGGCGCCGTAA
- a CDS encoding flavodoxin family protein yields MAQLLIVYHSYTGGTRQMVEAAAAAARGETTVEVKKADAAGPNDLLAADGYMFAAPENLAAIAGRMKDFFDRTYYPVLGALEGRPYAQMVCAGSDGENAVRQTARIAQGWRLKAVHAPIIVCTHAQSKEEILAEKIIAPEDLDRCAEMGATLGAGLAMGIF; encoded by the coding sequence ATGGCTCAACTCCTCATCGTCTACCACTCCTATACCGGGGGAACGCGTCAAATGGTCGAGGCCGCTGCCGCCGCGGCGCGGGGGGAAACAACCGTCGAGGTCAAAAAGGCCGACGCGGCAGGCCCCAATGATCTACTCGCCGCCGACGGGTATATGTTCGCCGCGCCCGAGAATCTCGCGGCCATTGCCGGCCGGATGAAGGACTTTTTCGACCGCACCTACTACCCCGTCCTCGGCGCCCTTGAGGGACGACCCTATGCGCAAATGGTGTGTGCGGGGTCGGACGGCGAGAATGCCGTTCGCCAGACGGCCCGCATCGCGCAGGGCTGGCGGCTCAAGGCTGTCCATGCGCCGATCATTGTCTGCACCCATGCCCAAAGCAAAGAAGAGATCTTGGCGGAAAAGATCATCGCCCCTGAGGATCTCGATCGCTGTGCGGAGATGGGAGCCACCCTCGGCGCCGGCCTTGCCATGGGGATCTTCTAG